In the Mastacembelus armatus chromosome 17, fMasArm1.2, whole genome shotgun sequence genome, one interval contains:
- the LOC113134753 gene encoding histamine H3 receptor-like, whose amino-acid sequence MSEEQTDSNSTGYYFDNASTRDQSSVVFSKPIFVILMVMMVTLVVVIVLGNALVILAFKVDKSLRRQCNYYFLNLAISDFLVGAFCIPIYIPYILTGRWTLGRGLCKLWLVMDYLLCSASVFSIVLISYDRFLSVTRAVSYRARQSMTHQAVIKMIAVWVLAFVLYGPAIIFWELAVGRSRVPKDECFAEFYYSWYFLLSASMLEFFSPFISVAFFNLSIYLSIRRRRLHSRETQQHLQLSQPASAQGESILLSHNWGFGMKLAARGSIHSQTSSPSLGKLDPSTSRAAQPNRLSRDKKIAKSLAIIVCVFAICWAPYTLLMIIRAACRGRCIQHHWYEVTFWLLWLNSAINPFLYPLCHSSFRRAFNKILCPRRHTTPPSSVLRAGQ is encoded by the exons ATGTCGGAGGAACAAACTGATTCTAACTCCACTGGGTACTATTTTGACAATGCCTCAACTAGAGACCAGAGCAGCGTCGTCTTTTCAAAACccatatttgtcattttgatggtgatgatggtgactTTGGTTGTTGTGATAGTTTTGGGCAACGCACTGGTCATATTGGCCTTTAAAGTGGACAAGAGTTTGAGAAGACAGTGCAATTACTACTTCCTTAATTTGGCTATTTCAGACTTTCTAGTAG GGGCATTCTGCATCCCAATCTACATACCCTACATCCTCACAGGCAGGTGGACACTTGGCCGAGGACTGTGTAAGCTGTGGCTGGTCATGGACTACCTGCTTTGCTCCGCATCTGTCTTCAGCATTGTCCTCATCAGCTATGACCGCTTCCTGTCAGTCACCAGAGCA GTAAGTTACCGTGCCAGACAGAGCATGACCCATCAGGCTGTAATCAAGATGATTGCTGTCTGGGTGCTAGCCTTTGTCCTGTATGGCCCAGCTATCATATTCTGGGAGCTGGCGGTTGGCAGAAGCCGTGTGCCAAAGGATGAATGTTTTGCAGAGTTCTACTACTCTTGGTACTTCCTGCTGAGTGCCTCAATGCTGGagtttttctctcctttcatctCTGTGGCTTTCTTCAACCTCAGCATTTACCTCAGCATACGCAGGAGGAGGCTCCATAGCAGGGAGACCCAGCAGCACCTTCAACTGAGCCAACCTGCCTCTGCCCAGGGGGAAAGTATCCTCCTGTCCCACAACTGGGGTTTTGGGATGAAACTGGCTGCAAGAGGCTCTATCCACTCCCAGACCTCCTCTCCCAGTTTGGGAAAACTTGATCCCTCAACCAGCAGGGCTGCTCAGCCTAACCGTCTGTCCAGGGATAAGAAAATTGCTAAGTCCCTGGCCatcatagtgtgtgtgtttgccatcTGCTGGGCACCATACACCCTACTGATGATCATCCGTGCTGCCTGCAGAGGGCGGTGCATCCAGCATCACTGGTACGAGGTCACCTTCTGGCTCCTGTGGCTCAACTCTGCTATTAACCCATTCCTGTACCCGCTTTGCCACAGCAGCTTCCGAAGGGCCTTTAACAAGATTCTCTGCCCAAGGCGGCATACTACTCCCCCATCATCTGTCCTTCGTGCTGGACAGTGA